In Plasmodium sp. gorilla clade G2 genome assembly, contig: PADLG01_00_11, whole genome shotgun sequence, the following are encoded in one genomic region:
- a CDS encoding stevor PIR protein, putative yields MISYNFKLIIFSIILGTLTLIYNNNCDGLYKNINYKNTISMPTYLRLLAELSYGLTKNHKHENNQLREYKNTNETKYKKNKYPKDDTKRKQNIPQVTEKENTETSNLNKYKKGKYDKENEKQSNISSRSLKYLEIQRKLYNNFYVKPEMYFEHLSDKSNAKNDKSCEWTNKKKSSDKLSSSNKVHDNYLDNLKTGCVGGASTCGLSSIITAGSGIYAATEAAGAAIPAFTAQIKSALVGVNFFFTSSLETAIQGAAVSGGFTHLLEGLGTVGSPAIAGTSTFFPYGMAIVALIAVTIIVILLYIWLRKRRKNSWKHECKKHLYT; encoded by the coding sequence TGAtggattatataaaaatataaactatAAAAATACCATATCGATGCCAACATATTTGAGATTATTAGCAGAATTATCATATGGACTTACAAAAAATCATAAACATGAAAATAATCAATTAAGAGAATACAAAAATACCAATGAAACAAAATAcaagaaaaacaaatatcCAAAAGATGATACAAAgagaaaacaaaatataccACAGGTAACAGAAAAGGAAAACACTGAAACatcaaatttaaataaatataaaaaaggaaaatatgataaggaaaatgaaaaacaatCAAATATATCTTCTCGTTCCCTTAAATATTTAGAAATACAAAGAAAACTTtacaataatttttatgtaaaaCCAGAAATGTATTTCGAACATTTATCAGATAAATCAAATgctaaaaatgataaatctTGTGAATGGACGAATAAGAAGAAATCATCCGACAAATTATCTTCATCAAATAAAGTacatgataattatttagataatttaaaaacagGTTGTGTTGGAGGTGCTTCTACGTGTGGGCTTTCGTCTATAATTACAGCAGGATCTGGTATTTATGCTGCTACTGAAGCGGCAGGTGCAGCGATCCCGGCATTTACAGCACAAATTAAAAGTGCCTTAGTTGGtgtaaatttcttttttacatCTTCGTTGGAAACTGCGATTCAAGGTGCAGCTGTATCTGGGGGATTTACTCATCTTCTTGAAGGATTAGGTACTGTTGGAAGTCCTGCAATTGCTGGTACATCGACATTTTTTCCTTATGGTATGGCAATTGTTGCGCTAATTGCTGTAACTATTATAGTGATACTTTTGTATATATGGTTacgaaaaagaagaaaaaattcaTGGAAACACGAATGCAAGAAACATTTATACacataa